In Phenylobacterium hankyongense, the sequence CTCCGGGCGGATCGGCGCCATCCTCGGCCCGATCTTCGGCGGCCTGCTGATCGCCGCCGGCGTCAGCGTCCCCAACCTCTTCCTGGTGGCCGGCGCGGTGTCGCTGGCCTGCGCGCTGGGCGTCTTCGCCATGGGCTGGTTCGTGCTCCGCGCCGGCGCGACCGCCGCACCCGCCATCGGCGCGGCCGCGCCGATGGCTGGCGAGCCCTAGCCCATGCCCGGCAACGCCTCGCGCCCCGCAACGACTGGGAGACCTTCATGAAACGCCGTCTGATCGGGTCCGCCGCGATCGCCGTCGCCCTGGCCCTGGGCGCCGCCCTGCCGGCGAGCCCCGCCTTCGCCCAGCCGGCGCTCTCCGGCGACCAGCTGGCCACCAAGGCCGGGCCGCTGGTCATCCACCCGGTGAACCACGCCAGCTTCGTGATGAGCTGGAACGGCAAGGTCGTCTACGTCGATCCGGTGGGCGGCGCGGACCGCTATGCGGGGCTGCCCAGGCCCGACCTGATCCTGATCACCGACATCCACGCCGACCACATGGACGCGCCGACCCTGGCCGCGCTGAAGGGGCCGAAGACCTCGATCGTCGCCCCGGCGGCCGTCCGGGCGGCGCTGCCGGCGGACCTGCAGCCGGCGGTGCACGCCCTGGCGAACGGCGAGACCACGACGGCCGAGGGGATCCGCATCGAGGCGATCGCGATGTACAACACCACCCCGGAGCGCGCGAAGTTCCACACCAAGGGCCGCGGCGACGGCTACGTCCTCACCCTGGGCGGCAAGCGCATCTACATCGCCGGCGACACCGAGCCGACGCCGGAGATGCTGGCGCTGAAGGCCATCGACGTGGCCTTCATCCCCATGAACCTGCCCTTCACGATGACGCCGCAACAGGCGGCCGAGGCGGTGCGCGCCTTCAAGCCGAAGGTCGTCTACCCCTACCACTCGCGCGGCAGCGACGTGGGCGAGTTCGCCCGCCTGGTGGGCACGGACGCCGGCGTCGAGGTCAGGTTGCGGCCATGGTACTGAGCGCCCGCCGCCACATCGCCATCCGCCGAGCCAACCCAAGTCGCGGGGCAAGAGCAGCATGACCCTTCATGACGTCAGCCACTGGCTGGGAAGCACGCCGCTGAGCAGCGTGATCCAGGAGGTGACCTGGGTCATCCCCCTGGTCCAGAGCATCCATATCCTGGCCATCGCCGCGGTGATGTCCTCGGTGCTGCTGCTCGACCTGCGGCTGGCCGGTGTGGTCGGCCGCGACGATCCGATCGGCGCCTTCAGCCACCGCTACCTGCCGTGGATCTGGTGGGGCGTGCTGGTGCTGCTGATCACCGGCTCGACCCTGGTCATCGGCGAGCCCAAGCGCGCGCTCGAGAACCCGACGTTCGGGATCAAGATGGGCCTGCTGGCCGCCGTGCTGGTGATCACCGCGGTGTTCCAGCGGCCGCTGCGGACCGACAAGCTCTACTGGGCGTCGCCGTCGCGGCGGCTGCAGGTCAAGGCCCTGGCCTGGGCCTCGCTCGGCCTGTGGGCGGCGATCGTCGTGTGCGGGCGATGGATCGCCTACAGCCTGTGACCCTGCCGTCCGACCTACACTCACCGTTTCGAGGAAGAACATGACCTTCGGTGAATTGCTGAAAGCGATCGAGGCGACGCCGGTGGCGACCGCGCTGCGCGAAAGCGGCTTCCTGTTCCCGGCGGTGGAAACCGCCCACGTCCTGGCCATCACCCTGGTGGTGGGCACGATCGCCATCGTCGACTTCCGCCTGCTCGGCGTGCCCGGCCACACCAAGGGGGTGCGGCGGCTGACCGCCGACGTGCTGCCGTTCACCTGGGGCGCC encodes:
- a CDS encoding MBL fold metallo-hydrolase, which gives rise to MKRRLIGSAAIAVALALGAALPASPAFAQPALSGDQLATKAGPLVIHPVNHASFVMSWNGKVVYVDPVGGADRYAGLPRPDLILITDIHADHMDAPTLAALKGPKTSIVAPAAVRAALPADLQPAVHALANGETTTAEGIRIEAIAMYNTTPERAKFHTKGRGDGYVLTLGGKRIYIAGDTEPTPEMLALKAIDVAFIPMNLPFTMTPQQAAEAVRAFKPKVVYPYHSRGSDVGEFARLVGTDAGVEVRLRPWY
- a CDS encoding DUF6644 family protein — protein: MTLHDVSHWLGSTPLSSVIQEVTWVIPLVQSIHILAIAAVMSSVLLLDLRLAGVVGRDDPIGAFSHRYLPWIWWGVLVLLITGSTLVIGEPKRALENPTFGIKMGLLAAVLVITAVFQRPLRTDKLYWASPSRRLQVKALAWASLGLWAAIVVCGRWIAYSL